TCTTCCATGGTAACTTTGCTCTCGCTGGCTTCGGTAGCCGCCAGTTTTTCCTCGAAGGCCTTGAACTTGGCGGTGTCAGCCGCTTCTTCCTTTCCCAGCCAGGCGGCCAGGTCCGCTTCGTCCATGGCGATGAGCTCGGAGGGTTTTTCCTGCGGTGCACGTCGGTCCTTGAAGTAGTAGGTAAAACCGGCTCGCACTTGCAGATAGCCGTCCTTTTCCTGGCGGACAATTCCATCGTAGCCGTCGCCGGTGGTGTGACGATAATCCGCATAGAGCTCCAAGGACGTGCGGGGCTGCAGCACTACTTCCAGGCCGCCGCCAAAGATGAGTGACCCGTCGAAGTAGCGGGGGGCGTTCTGGTACTGCCAATTGAACACACCCAGGCCGAGCGTGAGGTATGGGATGATGCGACGGGGGCTGGTAAGGGCAAGGTGTCCCTTGAGGTCGGCATTGATCAGGTTGGTAGTGAAGCTGGAGGGCCTTGTCTCGGTGAGCTGCCCATAGCCAATTGCCCCCACCAGGCTCAGTTTGGAACCGACAAGGTACTTGACGGTCCCCTCCGCACCGAACGCAAAGCTGGTGTGGTAGATGTCGCAATACAGCTTCTGCGCCCCAACATTAAAGCCCAGCCCTAAGCGATCTTTCATCCCTTGCCCAGGGACTCGCCCCGGCAGGAGTGCCAGGGCCATTGCAGCAGCAAGGACAATGGTAGTCTTCCGTCTCATCGTTTGGTGTCCTCAATGGTGAAGGCGCTACCCTCGTTCTCCTTGTCAGCCTCACAGGTAATCGTGCAAGTCAGCGGGAAGCACGTCCTTCAGCGAGAGCCTCTGGTCGGAGTAGAGGTTATAGGCGCCCAGAAGCTGCGAAATGCGCACCTTGGCATCCCGAATCCGCTCCGGCACACACCCCTGTTGCACCTCGCGGCGAAAGGCCAAAATCTCGTCACCCAACTGCTCAAAGTAGTAGGCCTTCATAGAGGCCTTGATGGCCGCCCTGACCTCCGCTTCAACCTGTTCTTCACGGCTTACGGTTTCGCGAAGTGATTCCTGTGCCCGCTTCGTTTCTAATTCGTTGCTGAGCTGGGGGTCGATGCCCATGCAGATGAACAGCGACGGCGCCCGGTCATAGTACCCGACGCGCGCGGCAAACTCCGACAGGAGGTATTGCTCGACCAAGCGACGCTCGGTGGCCTCTGTCTCCCGATTGGTCCAGTAGCGAAGGGCATTGGTGTCTGGGCTATAGTCGACCCTGATCAGCAAGTCCACGGATGAGAAGTACAGTAGCTCGTTCATCTCTCAGCTCATGCCGGGTTTTCCGTGCATTGGCACGCCCGTCTCTTTCAGCAATGCAAAGAGCATGCCGCTACTTCGCAGGCATGCTGACTGCAAACAAATCGGGAAATCAAGGAGTTGCAACCTCCCTCCTTGGTACGCGAGAGGCCAATGTTGACCCTCCTGCGCCACAATGTCTCACCCTGGGCCACCCGCCGAGAACGTGCCCCCTCTTTGCCATTGCCTCCTCCCCCTGGGCTCATCGGCAGCACTGAGAGCAGTCCTTCCTCGCTTTACTACCGGCCCACAGGGTCCGCGGCGGCTCTGCCTCAGCCAGACATGTCGAGCAGCACCTTGAAGGCCTGTTCCTCCTGGGCAAAGGCAAATGCCTCCAGTGCCTCGCTGAACGGAAAAGTCCTTGTGACGAACGGTGCCACTTCCACGAGCTTTTGCTGCAGTAAGCGGATGGCGGCCGGAAAAGGACCGCATCGGGAACCCACAAGGGTGATCTCGTCGACGACAATGCGCGAAACGTCGATAGCAGGGCGCTCGTTATAGGTGCTCTTCAGAATGACGGTCCCTCTGGGCTCCACAAGATGGAGGGCCAACTCTAAGCCGCTGGGTGACCCCGATGCCTCCACAACCACGGAGTACGACCGCTTTGGCAAATTGTTCCGCAGCGCAGTGGGGATACCTATCTGCGAGAATAGGCCCAGCTTCGCTTGGTGCTTGCCCACCACAATCAGCGCGCAGCCAGTAAGCCTGAGCACCTGAGCAATGAGCGCCGACAGCTTCCCGTCGCCGATAATGACTACCCGATCCTCGGGGCCGATGTGTACCTGCTCGAGAATCTCGACGCTGGCCGCCAACGGCTCGATGAAGACAGCTTCCACATCCGAGATAGCGGGCGGCACTTCAATAAGGTTTGCCCTCGGAATGGCGACGTGCTCGGCGAACACACCACTCCGACCCTGGATGCCCAGCACTGTCCGGTTCAGGCAATGGCGCGCTAACCCCCGCGTGCAGAAGCGGCACTTGCCGCAGGCGACGTTGATCTCGGCAACGACGCGCTTGTTGAGCCAACGCGCGTCTGCACACTGTTCCACCACGCCGACGAACTCATGCCCCAGCACCCCCTCGAAACCCATGTACCCGCGGACGATTTCGATATCTGTGTTGCAAATGCCCGCGCGGAGCACCCGTACCAGCGCTTCCCCTTCGTCGGGCTGGGGGCGTTCCAGCTCCGTCAGACGGAGCGATCTCTCCATGACCAGAGCCTTCATTGCCGAGCCTCACAGGTCACAAGGAGCCTTTCTCGAGCATCTTGGAGCGCATCCTGCATCGTGGATTGGGTGCAAGAAAGATGCCGTGCCTGTGAACTCTGCGGCGCATCAAGCAATGAGAACCCCCTCAGCGAGCCGATCATGTGTTCAACATTTCGCCACTATCCCACGTGAACAGAAATTCGGTGCCTCCCGCCTGGCTGTCTCTCCAAGGCAGCACTGCGTCGTCAGCCACCGGGCCGTCCACTCTGGCCAAAAAGCGGCCACGTCCGGGTGATAGCGCCTTTCGGAGCTCCGCATTCTTCGAACGTTGGGCTTCGCTACGCGAGCTAACCCTCGGAGGACCAGATCCCACGTCCTCCCACGGCGATTGAAACGGCTGCGCTAAAATAACAATATTTCCCCGCTTTGTCAAGCTCTTTTTGTTCAAAAATGGCACATCGCAGGGGAAGAGAACGCTGCCTACCTCACCACCGCCAGCTTTTCCACACAGACGTTATCCGAGAAGCGCGCCACAATCAGATAGACGCCGGAGGTAACCTTTTCGCCGCTGTGGTTGCGCCCGTCCCAGGCCCATGGGTGGGTGCGCTGCGCGGGGAGCAGGCCCAAGGACTCCTTGAACACTTGCCGTCCTTGGAGATCGTGGACCGACATGCTCACTTCCTGCTCAGTCTCCAGGTGAAGGAGCACCGTCAGAAAGGCATCCTGGCCGATCCGAAACGGATTACTCGAAACGCCGACGATGGCATTCCCCTGTGGGTTGTCCCCGGGGAGCGAGCCGGGCTCAATCACCGCCGAAAAGGAGTAGTGGCTGTTTCCGCTTCGGTCGTCGTCCGCCAGGTGTGTACGAGATGCAGCCACCAGCACCGTATCGGTCGGATAGAGATACCCCAGGGCAGTTGCCGCGTCGCCAGCGGCATAGTCGAACGTTGCCCTCCGCAGGCTCAGAACTGCCACCGAAAGCCGCCACCTACTCGGCTCCGGACTCAGGAGTTGGCCCGTGTAGGGGGCAGGTATTTGGGGAACGAGCGAGTAGTACTTCGTGGATAAGCGTCTGCAGGAGTCGGCGACTTCGGCTCTCTCCTCGAAGGTTTCGCGTCGTTGCAGGCGGATGGCTGGGTAGTGCTTCCCCTCGGGGTAGAAAGTGACCGTGTCCGCGCGACTTCCGGTGAACATGTTCCAGATGGCGAACTCGGCAAGCGCATCCTCAAAGGTCAGACCGCGCTCGACAAGGGCCTGGCGAATGGCGAGGAGGGCGTTGGTGGTCCGCATGTACGACCAGGAGTCGCGTATCGCCTCAGGTCCCACTCGTTTTGCCACGAAGTGGTTCCACACCGCCATGCCGTATTCTTTCCTACCGTCAGTGGCGTTGAACGGCAGATGCGGGGCATTGAAAAATCCGGAGAGGTAGTTGTAGTAGTCGTTCACGTCATCCCACACCACGTCCTCCATCCACGTGGCCGAGACCTCGTAGTAGAAAAGGTCAGCACTCGCGGGAGGTTCCCGCAGCGGCTCGCGAATGCCGAAGTGGATGGCATGGAAGAACTCGTGGGCGGCCGTCACACGCAGACCATCGAGTCCCTTGCTGTAAAAGCCTTTGGAGTAATCATTGTCCACGACGATGTAGGTGGTCCAATCCGATGCCGGTGTCTCGGGCACGGGCATCTCCGGGTAGGTCCAGCCGTAGTCAGCAATGTTCTGGATGTAGACGTCGTACTCAGGGCCGTCTATGCCGTTGTCGGCAGGCGGTGGAGGATAGCCCATCTGCACGACCTCCACCTCGTAGGCGCGGTCGAAGGCAAGGGCAGCTTCCCAAGCGAAAGAGTCCGTCGTTTGGTGAGCGCCGGAAGTCGCATAATGAATCTTGAACCTTCCGCTTGGGCTGACCAACGACAGTGGGAGGTTAGGCCTCGCCAGATACGGGGCAAGGATACCCTGCTGGGCAGCAGTCAACTCATGCCACTGGGTTTTGGCTTCCCACATGGTCGCGGTGGCGCACTTGCCTGGCTCGCGGGGCAGGGAGCGGTAAGGCTCGGGCAGTGCCGCGGGGTTCGCGGTTGCCAGCACTCTGAGGACGAGCTCGTCCTGCCTGCTCAAGAGGCCCGCTGCTCGTTGCTGCTGCAGAAAAGTGCCAAACTCATCCGCGCCAGCTGAGGCGACGGTCAAGAGCGTGAGCAGAATCGAGATGAGGTATGTGTGCAGCTTCATGCGGGCTACTTCCTGCGAAACGACAAGGTGAGTGGGACTCCCATGAATCCAAAGCGTTGGCGCAACTGTTTCTCCAAGTAGGTTCGATAGTTGGGTTGGATACCACGCGGGTGGTTGCAGTAGAACGCAAACACCGGTGGCGCGGCATTCACTTGGGCGCAGAACCTTATTTTGACTTCACGGGTACCGTAGGCTGCGGGGGCATGCTGGGTGACCGCCTCCTGAAGAAACTGGTTAAGCTCCCGCGTGCGTACCACCTTGCGCCTTTCCGCATCGATTGCTGAGGCCACATCCAAAACCTGCGTGACGTTGTGCCCGGTTTTTGCGGAGACAAAGAGGAGGGGCACATAGCTGAGGGTGCGGAGTTCATCCCGGACGGCCTGCTCGAACTTGACGCCGGTGCGTGCCCCGGCAGGGACAAGGTCCCACTTGTTGGCAACTAAGAACACTCCTTTGCGGTGTTGCACCACTTGCTCGAGAATCCTCTTGTCCTGATCGAACAGGCCCTGGCTGGCGTCGATGACCACTGCCACGGCGTCGGCTCGCCGAATGGCCCGCAAGGCGCGCTGCGTGCTGTAGTACTCCACCGCCTCGCTGATGCGGCTCTTGCGGCGCAGGCCTGCGGTATCGATGAGAATGAGCCGCTGTCCCTTATAGCTGAACTCGGTGTCGATGGCGTCCCTGGTTGTGCCGGGGATTTCCGTCACCACCAGCTTCGGCGTGCCGAGTATGGCATTGATGAGCGAGGATTTGCCGACATTGGGCCGGCCAACGATCGCCAAGTGCAGGGCTGTGTCTTCGCCAGGGGAGATTTGCGGCAACTGTTCGGGCAACCTTTGCACGATCTCGTCCATGAGCTCGCCTGTGCGACGGCCCAGCGCGGCAGAGATGGGAAACGGGGTGCCAAGCCCAAGGCGGAAGAATTCGGCGCACAGTTCCTCGTGGGCGGCGGTGTCGATCTTGTTCACCACCAGCAGGATGGCCTTGCCGCTCTTGCGCAGCATGTGTGCTAACTCCTCGTCTTCGCTGGTCACTCCAGCTCGTCCGTCGACGAGGAAGACCACCAAGTTTGCCTCCTGGATCCCGCGGGCCAGCTGTTCCATGACTGCGCGGTGGATGGGCTCATCGGTGCCACTGACAAAGCCGCCGGTGTCCACGAGGAGGAAGCGCCTTCCGGTCCATTCCGCCTCCGCGTATTTGCGGTCCCGAGTTACCCCAGGGGTGGGGTCGACGATTGCCTCGCGGCGGCCTACGATGCGATTGAAAAGAGTGGACTTGCCCACATTCGGGCGGCCGACTATGGCGACGATTGGCAGGCTCATGCCGCGCGCTCCTGCAGCAGAGGGGCTGCGAACATCTGCGCAATGCGCTCATAGTCGACTACTTCCACCGGCACTCCCAGCATCTGCCCAAGTTGCTCCGGCGTCCAATCGTCAAGGAACAGCCCGTCGACGTTGAGGCAGTTTGCAGGCACCAGTACCAAATCGCCGCAATCCCGACTACTCAGAGCTGCAAAGATGTCCTGGCCGGTGAGGAGCCCACTCACGGTAACCGTGTCGCCGTAGAAGCGATTGGCGACCGCCACCACGTCCGTGCGCAAGTTGGCCACCCTCTGGGCGATCTGGGCGCAGGCGTGCTTCACGACCGGCGCCGCCAGCATTCCCGTGACGAGGGTAAGGCGAGTGGCGCTCTTCACCGCCCGCGGCAAGCTGTGTATGTCGCTCTGCAGCTGATCAAGGAATCTTCGCACCATGCCCACGCCGTTTTCCACTTGGGGAAAGTCTTCGTAGCGCTCAGCCTCCGGCACGTCCAGGCCGGCCATCAAGTACAGTTCGTCTGCCAGGTAGACAAAATGACTGCCGAAAAGGTTCCGCAGTTCTTGCGCGCGCTGTTCATAGCGTTCCACCAGCAGTGCTGCGTCCTCAGGCTGCACAGGAGCGAGGGGCGCCAAGCCCTCCCGGTGTCGGGTCAGTCCTACGGGCACAAGCGCCACGGAGGCCATCTGCGGGAAGAATTCCAGGAGAGTGTCGATCGTTTGGTCCAAAAAGAGGCCGTCGTTGTAGCCGGGGCAGATGACTACCTGTGCGTGCAGGGTAATCCCGGCTCCGGCCAGAAACGCAAGTTTTTCCAGGAGGCGATCGTCCTGGCGCAGGCCGAGGAGTTTCTTCCGCACCTCACGGTCGGTGGCATGTACCGAGACGTAGAGAGGAGAGAGGCGCAGTTCGGCGATGCGCAAGAGATCTCGGCGCCCGGCGTTGGACAGGGTCACGTAGTTGCCGTGCAAGAAAGAGAGACGATAGTCTTCATCTTTCACATAGAGCGCTGGCCGCATGCCCGGTGGGTTCTGGTCGACGAAGCAGAAGAGGCACGCGTTGCCGCACGTGCGCACCCGCATCGGCTCCAGATCCAGGCCGAGCTCCTGTGCTGACGCTGCGCCACACCTGAGTCCATACCGTCGGCCATCGCGCTCCACCTCGAGCTCCCGCACACCCTCTGCTGACCAGAAAAAAAGATCGAGCTCATCGCTTGCCGGGTGGCCGTTGATCGAAATGAGCCTGTCCCCTGGACGAAGCCCCAGCTTTTCCCCCAATCCGCCGCTGTGGACTGCAACGATTCTCATGGAACGTCAGGAACCGCAGCGCTGCGCTGGGCGCGAACCCTGGCGAAATAGCCTCGGAGCAAGGCGGCAATGACGCCCGCAGTGGGCACCGCGATGACCAGACCGAGAAAGCCCCAAAGCTTCGAGAACGTCAGGATGGCGAACATCACCCAGGCTGGGTGGAGCCCCACCTTG
The sequence above is a segment of the Calditrichota bacterium genome. Coding sequences within it:
- a CDS encoding alcohol dehydrogenase catalytic domain-containing protein; this encodes MKALVMERSLRLTELERPQPDEGEALVRVLRAGICNTDIEIVRGYMGFEGVLGHEFVGVVEQCADARWLNKRVVAEINVACGKCRFCTRGLARHCLNRTVLGIQGRSGVFAEHVAIPRANLIEVPPAISDVEAVFIEPLAASVEILEQVHIGPEDRVVIIGDGKLSALIAQVLRLTGCALIVVGKHQAKLGLFSQIGIPTALRNNLPKRSYSVVVEASGSPSGLELALHLVEPRGTVILKSTYNERPAIDVSRIVVDEITLVGSRCGPFPAAIRLLQQKLVEVAPFVTRTFPFSEALEAFAFAQEEQAFKVLLDMSG
- the der gene encoding ribosome biogenesis GTPase Der, which codes for MSLPIVAIVGRPNVGKSTLFNRIVGRREAIVDPTPGVTRDRKYAEAEWTGRRFLLVDTGGFVSGTDEPIHRAVMEQLARGIQEANLVVFLVDGRAGVTSEDEELAHMLRKSGKAILLVVNKIDTAAHEELCAEFFRLGLGTPFPISAALGRRTGELMDEIVQRLPEQLPQISPGEDTALHLAIVGRPNVGKSSLINAILGTPKLVVTEIPGTTRDAIDTEFSYKGQRLILIDTAGLRRKSRISEAVEYYSTQRALRAIRRADAVAVVIDASQGLFDQDKRILEQVVQHRKGVFLVANKWDLVPAGARTGVKFEQAVRDELRTLSYVPLLFVSAKTGHNVTQVLDVASAIDAERRKVVRTRELNQFLQEAVTQHAPAAYGTREVKIRFCAQVNAAPPVFAFYCNHPRGIQPNYRTYLEKQLRQRFGFMGVPLTLSFRRK
- a CDS encoding DUF512 domain-containing protein, whose translation is MRIVAVHSGGLGEKLGLRPGDRLISINGHPASDELDLFFWSAEGVRELEVERDGRRYGLRCGAASAQELGLDLEPMRVRTCGNACLFCFVDQNPPGMRPALYVKDEDYRLSFLHGNYVTLSNAGRRDLLRIAELRLSPLYVSVHATDREVRKKLLGLRQDDRLLEKLAFLAGAGITLHAQVVICPGYNDGLFLDQTIDTLLEFFPQMASVALVPVGLTRHREGLAPLAPVQPEDAALLVERYEQRAQELRNLFGSHFVYLADELYLMAGLDVPEAERYEDFPQVENGVGMVRRFLDQLQSDIHSLPRAVKSATRLTLVTGMLAAPVVKHACAQIAQRVANLRTDVVAVANRFYGDTVTVSGLLTGQDIFAALSSRDCGDLVLVPANCLNVDGLFLDDWTPEQLGQMLGVPVEVVDYERIAQMFAAPLLQERAA
- a CDS encoding tetratricopeptide repeat protein — its product is MRRKTTIVLAAAMALALLPGRVPGQGMKDRLGLGFNVGAQKLYCDIYHTSFAFGAEGTVKYLVGSKLSLVGAIGYGQLTETRPSSFTTNLINADLKGHLALTSPRRIIPYLTLGLGVFNWQYQNAPRYFDGSLIFGGGLEVVLQPRTSLELYADYRHTTGDGYDGIVRQEKDGYLQVRAGFTYYFKDRRAPQEKPSELIAMDEADLAAWLGKEEAADTAKFKAFEEKLAATEASESKVTMEEYLALKSKLDELNRVIAEKEREIEALRTELDFRVDRIAELEDELRKKRVSVPAAGSAVVGGDFSATYEEGLRAFYARNYTGAIETFSTLLREYPDHRLASNCQYWIGESYFGLGDYTAAKDAFDKVFSYDFSYKKDDAALMLGRCYMKLGDNERARSSLEALLRDYPDSEYAPKAESYLRRLKG